In the genome of Drosophila subpulchrella strain 33 F10 #4 breed RU33 chromosome 2L, RU_Dsub_v1.1 Primary Assembly, whole genome shotgun sequence, one region contains:
- the LOC119548852 gene encoding RNA polymerase II transcriptional coactivator, with translation MPKTKKKAQASSSESDSGPEDRNEPASKKAKESAAPKPSAGKNAGGDEANIWTLEGLRQVRVSEFRGRKTVDIREYYEKDGKTLPGKKGIALTIKQWKELLKVAEEVTSAVED, from the exons ATGCCCAAGACAAAGAAGAAGGCACAGGCCTCCTCTTCAGAGAGCGACAGCGGCCCAGAGGAT CGCAATGAGCCGGCTAGCAAGAAGGCCAAGGAATCTGCAGCTCCAAAGCCTTCAGCAGGCAAAAATGCTGGCGGAGATGAGGCCAACATTTGGACCCTCGAAGGACTTCGCCAGGTGCGAGTCAGCGAGTTCCGTGGCCGCAAGACGGTGGACATTCGAGAATACTACGAGAAGGACGGCAAAACGCTGCCCGGCAAAAAAGGCATCGCCCTCACTATTAAGCAGTGGAAGGAACTCCTAAAAGTGGCTGAAGAGGTCACCAGCGCCGTTGAGGACTAA
- the LOC119546834 gene encoding sorting nexin-32 isoform X1, with product MMDGTDDSNLLSSPSANNGATMEVVSPTNPLATPPATGGAPAPSGATNGSGSATSPDSSSSAPATPAVLGENALHVEISDALSEKEKVKFTVHTRTTLPGFAKKDNNVVRQHEEFVWLHDRIEENDDYAGYIIPPCPPRPDFDASREKLQRLGEGEGNMTKEEFKKMKSELEAEYLATFKKTVAMHEVFLRRLASHPVFRVDQHLKVFLEYDQDLCAKPRKKMAIFGGFVKSLGKTTDEILLSATVRDVNDFFENELQFLTEYHGHLREAAIRTEKMTQRHKDVGDSHQKISNALTQLSTTEKGNVETFVAKTAEIFERIKNLETRVASDQDLKLGDTLRYYQRDSDAAKALLIRRLRCLAAYETANRNLEKARSKNKDVHAPLEVQEAETAQAEACEKFESMSACGKEELIGFRNRRVAAFKKSLVELSELEIKHAKTQYEYLRQSLLALKEIA from the exons ATGATG GACGGCACGGATGACTCAAACCTGCTGAGCAGTCCCTCCGCCAACAACGGCGCCACAATGGAAGTCGTCTCGCCCACAAATCCGCTGGCCACTCCGCCAGCAACAGGCGGAGCACCTGCACCCAGTGGGGCCACCAATGGCAGCGGATCGGCCACATCGCCGGACAGCTCCTCCTCCGCCCCGGCCACGCCCGCCGTTCTCGGCGAGAACGCCCTCCACGTGGAGATCTCCGATGCGCTGAGCGAAAAGGAGAAGGTCAAGTTCACAGTGCACACCCGCACCACGCTGCCGGGATTCGCGAAAAAGGATAACAATGTGGTGCGCCAGCACGAGGAGTTCGTCTGGCTGCACGACCGCATTGAGGAGAACGACGACTACGCCGGCTACATT ATTCCGCCCTGTCCACCGCGTCCGGACTTCGATGCCTCCCGTGAAAAGCTGCAGCGCCTTGGCGAGGGCGAGGGCAACATGACCAAAGAGGAGTTCAAGAAGATGAAGTCAGAGTTGGAGGC AGAGTACCTGGCCACCTTCAAGAAGACGGTGGCCATGCACGAGGTGTTCCTGCGCCGCCTGGCCAGCCATCCTGTCTTTCGCGTCGACCAGCATTTGAAGGTGTTCCTCGAGTACGACCAGGATCTGTGCGCCAAGCCGCGCAAGAAGATGGCCATCTTTGGCGGCTTTGTCAAGTCCCTGGGCAAGACCACAGACGAGATCCTGCTGAGCGCCACTGTGCGGGATGTGAATGACTTCTTCGAGAACGAGCTGCAGTTCCTCACCGAATACCACGGACATTTGCGTGAGGCAGCCATTCGAACGGAGAAAATGACGCAGCGCCACAAGGATGTGGGCGACTCGCATCAGAAGATTTCGAATGCGTTGACGCAACTCTCGACCACAGAGAAGGGGAACGTGGAGACGTTTGTGGCCAAGACGGCGGAGATATTCGAAAGGATCAAG AATCTGGAGACCCGTGTGGCCAGCGATCAGGACCTCAAGCTGGGCGACACCTTGCGCTACTATCAGCGAGATAGTGACGCTGCCAAAGCTCTACTAATCCGGCGTTTGCGTTGTCTGGCCGCCTATGAGACGGCCAATCGAAACCTGGAGAAGGCCCGTTCCAAAAACAAGGATGTTCATGCG CCTTTGGAGGTGCAAGAG GCTGAGACTGCACAGGCGGAGGCGTGTGAAAAGTTCGAATCGATGTCTGCCTGTGGAAAGGAGGAGTTGATCGGTTTCCGCAACCGAAGGGTAGCTGCGTTCAAGAAGAG CCTCGTGGAGCTATCGGAGCTGGAGATCAAGCATGCCAAGACGCAGTACGAGTACTTGCGCCAATCGCTGCTAGCGCTCAAAGAGATTGCCTGA
- the LOC119546365 gene encoding uncharacterized protein LOC119546365, which produces MFKLCALQKQTRKRGKNFAPSEEIKLLELLEPFRHIIDNKNSDATCQLKKETWEKLEYQFFNQTVSKRTWRTLKDEYKNMNSKPKTAGAMTPCYPQTEELDPISSCVSEPFQEIPEDNPPEPEPQFVNKKLPRRFIISKRKKKRLLDDEHIALIRLQQRFYYNENIRSGEKHRLELRSINLKNELMELELEEKRRRLRIDD; this is translated from the exons ATGTTTAAACTTTGTGCATTGCAAAAGCAAACGCGAAAAAGGGGAAAAAACTTTGCGCCTTCCGAAGAGATTAAGCTGCTAGAGCTGCTGGAACCTTTTAGGCATATTATCGACAACAAAAACTCCGATGCGACTTGCCAGTTGAAAAAGGAAACCTGGGAGAAGTTGGAATACCAGTTCTTCAACCAAACTGTCTCGAAACGCACCTGGAGAACCCTCAAGGATGAGTACAAAAACATGAACAGTAAGCCCAAGACCGCGGGCGCAATGACTCCCTGCTATCCCCAGACGGAAGAATTGGATCCAATTAGCAGTTGTGTTTCT GAACCGTTTCAGGAAATTCCCGAGGACAACCCGCCAGAACCCGAACCCCAGTTCGTGAATAAAAAACTACCAAGAAGATTTATTATAAGTAAACGAAAAAAGAAGAGATTATTAGACGATGAGCACATTGCGTTGATACGGCTTCAACAGAGATTCTATTACAACGAAAATATAAGATCTGGAGAAAAACATCGCCTGGAGCTGAGGTCAATTAATCTAAAGAACGAGCTCATGGAACTAGAGCTTGAGGAAAAACGTCGCCGCCTTAGAATAGATGATTAA
- the LOC119546808 gene encoding transmembrane protein 222 isoform X2: MGGSGGGSGDGVPDRLPPVSEKDQRFPYCIVWTPIPVLTWLLPMIGHMGICTSAGVIRDFAGPYFVSEDNMAFGRPTRFLRLHPKYVEGGSYAWDEAVSKASVLYGTRMHNIFCDNCHSHVATALINMRYKNSTGWNMIILSMWLFICGRYVGIWGFIKTWLPFSILLTVCILLGVYF; the protein is encoded by the coding sequence ATGGGCGGATCCGGCGGAGGATCCGGCGACGGCGTGCCGGACAGACTGCCACCGGTTAGCGAGAAGGATCAGCGCTTCCCCTACTGCATCGTTTGGACGCCCATTCCGGTGCTCACCTGGCTGCTGCCCATGATTGGGCACATGGGCATTTGCACCTCGGCCGGGGTGATTCGTGATTTTGCCGGGCCCTACTTCGTTTCGGAGGACAACATGGCATTCGGGCGACCCACTCGTTTCCTGCGATTGCATCCCAAATACGTAGAGGGCGGCAGCTACGCCTGGGACGAGGCTGTGTCCAAGGCATCCGTGCTCTATGGCACCCGGATGCACAACATCTTCTGCGACAATTGCCACTCGCATGTGGCCACCGCTCTGATAAACATGCGCTACAAGAACAGCACCGGCTGGAATATGATTATCCTCAGCATGTGGCTCTTCATCTGCGGGCGCTACGTTGGAATTTGGGGCTTTATCAAGACCTGGCTGCCGTTTTCGATTCTCCTCACTGTCTGCATACTGCTGGGCGTCTACTTTTAG
- the LOC119546808 gene encoding transmembrane protein 222 isoform X1, protein MSTNPRHQRPASEDVQISMGGSGGGSGDGVPDRLPPVSEKDQRFPYCIVWTPIPVLTWLLPMIGHMGICTSAGVIRDFAGPYFVSEDNMAFGRPTRFLRLHPKYVEGGSYAWDEAVSKASVLYGTRMHNIFCDNCHSHVATALINMRYKNSTGWNMIILSMWLFICGRYVGIWGFIKTWLPFSILLTVCILLGVYF, encoded by the coding sequence ATGTCGACGAACCCAAGACACCAGCGACCCGCGTCCGAGGACGTACAGATCTCTATGGGCGGATCCGGCGGAGGATCCGGCGACGGCGTGCCGGACAGACTGCCACCGGTTAGCGAGAAGGATCAGCGCTTCCCCTACTGCATCGTTTGGACGCCCATTCCGGTGCTCACCTGGCTGCTGCCCATGATTGGGCACATGGGCATTTGCACCTCGGCCGGGGTGATTCGTGATTTTGCCGGGCCCTACTTCGTTTCGGAGGACAACATGGCATTCGGGCGACCCACTCGTTTCCTGCGATTGCATCCCAAATACGTAGAGGGCGGCAGCTACGCCTGGGACGAGGCTGTGTCCAAGGCATCCGTGCTCTATGGCACCCGGATGCACAACATCTTCTGCGACAATTGCCACTCGCATGTGGCCACCGCTCTGATAAACATGCGCTACAAGAACAGCACCGGCTGGAATATGATTATCCTCAGCATGTGGCTCTTCATCTGCGGGCGCTACGTTGGAATTTGGGGCTTTATCAAGACCTGGCTGCCGTTTTCGATTCTCCTCACTGTCTGCATACTGCTGGGCGTCTACTTTTAG
- the LOC119546837 gene encoding uncharacterized protein LOC119546837, whose protein sequence is MSDKQKLLQRYMKNLSDLQDELKRKELEKKMKDLEMLQCELARRQEKSGTKCAGGKIKEMRQKRLQKVLGSYMMTLEGLLCELARREARLNGDRGRASESENLVHPQMLEEYTVAFCAVGEDGRELLEAALSARRCAYAPYSNFKVGAAFRAKCGRIYTGCNIENVAFTPGNCAERCALAKGISEGEKKYTAGAVVAYHPDGFTTPCGVCRQFILEFVHKDIPIYIAKAPPPEQENCIPAIQDTDEVLVTSAYHLLPYSFTSFE, encoded by the exons ATGTCAGATAAGCAGAAGCTCCTTCAGCGATATATGAAGAACCTAAGCGACCTGCAGGATGAGCTTAAGCGAAAGGAGCTGGAGAAGAAGATGAAGGATCTGGAGATGTTGCAGTGTGAGCTGGCTCGTCGCCAGGAAAAGTCTGGAACCAAGTGCGCAGGTGGTAAGATCAAGGAGATGCGCCAGAAAAGGCTCCAAAAGGTTCTGGGATCTTACATGATGACCTTGGAGGGATTGCTGTGTGAGCTGGCCCGCCGGGAGGCTCGGCTCAATGGGGACAGGGGTCGAGCCAGCGAGTCGGAGAACCTTGTACATCCCCAGATGTTGGAGGAGTATACGGTGGCCTTTTGCGCTGTTG GTGAAGATGGTCGAGAACTGCTGGAGGCCGCTCTATCCGCCCGCAGGTGCGCCTATGCCCCCTACAGCAACTTCAAAGTGGGAGCAGCTTTCCGTGCCAAGTGCGGTAGGATTTACACGGGATGCAACATCGAGAACGTGGCCTTCACTCCGGGAAATTGTGCAGAGCGATGTGCCCTGGCCAAAGGCATTAGCGAGGGCGAGAAGAAGTACACGGCGGGTGCTGTGGTGGCCTATCATCCGGATGGGTTCACCACACCTTGCGGCGTCTGCCGCCAGTTCATCCTGGAGTTTGTGCACAAGGACATTCCCATTTACATTGCCAAGGCACCGCCGCCGGAGCAGGAGAACTGTATTCCGGCGATCCAAGATACCGATGAGGTGCTGGTCACTTCCGCCTACCACCTGCTTCCCTACAGCTTCACCTCATTTGAGTGA
- the LOC119546834 gene encoding sorting nexin-32 isoform X2 → MMDGTDDSNLLSSPSANNGATMEVVSPTNPLATPPATGGAPAPSGATNGSGSATSPDSSSSAPATPAVLGENALHVEISDALSEKEKVKFTVHTRTTLPGFAKKDNNVVRQHEEFVWLHDRIEENDDYAGYIIPPCPPRPDFDASREKLQRLGEGEGNMTKEEFKKMKSELEAEYLATFKKTVAMHEVFLRRLASHPVFRVDQHLKVFLEYDQDLCAKPRKKMAIFGGFVKSLGKTTDEILLSATVRDVNDFFENELQFLTEYHGHLREAAIRTEKMTQRHKDVGDSHQKISNALTQLSTTEKGNVETFVAKTAEIFERIKNLETRVASDQDLKLGDTLRYYQRDSDAAKALLIRRLRCLAAYETANRNLEKARSKNKDVHAAETAQAEACEKFESMSACGKEELIGFRNRRVAAFKKSLVELSELEIKHAKTQYEYLRQSLLALKEIA, encoded by the exons ATGATG GACGGCACGGATGACTCAAACCTGCTGAGCAGTCCCTCCGCCAACAACGGCGCCACAATGGAAGTCGTCTCGCCCACAAATCCGCTGGCCACTCCGCCAGCAACAGGCGGAGCACCTGCACCCAGTGGGGCCACCAATGGCAGCGGATCGGCCACATCGCCGGACAGCTCCTCCTCCGCCCCGGCCACGCCCGCCGTTCTCGGCGAGAACGCCCTCCACGTGGAGATCTCCGATGCGCTGAGCGAAAAGGAGAAGGTCAAGTTCACAGTGCACACCCGCACCACGCTGCCGGGATTCGCGAAAAAGGATAACAATGTGGTGCGCCAGCACGAGGAGTTCGTCTGGCTGCACGACCGCATTGAGGAGAACGACGACTACGCCGGCTACATT ATTCCGCCCTGTCCACCGCGTCCGGACTTCGATGCCTCCCGTGAAAAGCTGCAGCGCCTTGGCGAGGGCGAGGGCAACATGACCAAAGAGGAGTTCAAGAAGATGAAGTCAGAGTTGGAGGC AGAGTACCTGGCCACCTTCAAGAAGACGGTGGCCATGCACGAGGTGTTCCTGCGCCGCCTGGCCAGCCATCCTGTCTTTCGCGTCGACCAGCATTTGAAGGTGTTCCTCGAGTACGACCAGGATCTGTGCGCCAAGCCGCGCAAGAAGATGGCCATCTTTGGCGGCTTTGTCAAGTCCCTGGGCAAGACCACAGACGAGATCCTGCTGAGCGCCACTGTGCGGGATGTGAATGACTTCTTCGAGAACGAGCTGCAGTTCCTCACCGAATACCACGGACATTTGCGTGAGGCAGCCATTCGAACGGAGAAAATGACGCAGCGCCACAAGGATGTGGGCGACTCGCATCAGAAGATTTCGAATGCGTTGACGCAACTCTCGACCACAGAGAAGGGGAACGTGGAGACGTTTGTGGCCAAGACGGCGGAGATATTCGAAAGGATCAAG AATCTGGAGACCCGTGTGGCCAGCGATCAGGACCTCAAGCTGGGCGACACCTTGCGCTACTATCAGCGAGATAGTGACGCTGCCAAAGCTCTACTAATCCGGCGTTTGCGTTGTCTGGCCGCCTATGAGACGGCCAATCGAAACCTGGAGAAGGCCCGTTCCAAAAACAAGGATGTTCATGCG GCTGAGACTGCACAGGCGGAGGCGTGTGAAAAGTTCGAATCGATGTCTGCCTGTGGAAAGGAGGAGTTGATCGGTTTCCGCAACCGAAGGGTAGCTGCGTTCAAGAAGAG CCTCGTGGAGCTATCGGAGCTGGAGATCAAGCATGCCAAGACGCAGTACGAGTACTTGCGCCAATCGCTGCTAGCGCTCAAAGAGATTGCCTGA
- the LOC119546838 gene encoding cytidine deaminase: MTHLTKNFARPEKAEEVVTFGSLDPSVQELLTAAFQVRQRAYVPYSGFKVGAAFRAKVGGQIFTGCNVENAAFTPGSCAERTALTKAVSEGVTEFSAGAVLAYEPDVFTTPCGVCRQFIREFADEDIPIYVAQAIDARITAEEEPLRSEDPVLCTSIFNLLPSSFRTYRK, from the exons atgacACATCTGACCAAAAATTTTGCACGCCCGGAAAAGGCGGAGGAGGTGGTCACCTTCGGCAGTCTGG ATCCCTCGGTTCAAGAACTTTTGACAGCTGCTTTTCAAGTACGTCAGCGGGCCTATGTGCCATATAGTGGATTTAAAGTGGGTGCTGCTTTCCGAGCCAAGGTTGGAGGACAGATCTTCACCGGATGCAATGTGGAGAACGCCGCCTTTACGCCGGGCTCTTGTGCGGAACGAACGGCCCTTACGAAAGCCGTCAGCGAGGGAGTCACCGAATTTTCGGCAGGAGCTGTTTTAGCCTACGAACCTGATGTATTCACCACTCCCTGTGGCGTCTGCCGGCAGTTCATCCGGGAGTTTGCCGACGAAGATATACCCATATACGTGGCGCAGGCCATCGATGCGAGGATTACGGCAGAGGAGGAACCTCTGCGGAGTGAGGATCCAGTCCTGTGCACCTCCATCTTCAATCTGTTGCCTAGTAGTTTTCGCACTTATCGAAAGTAA
- the LOC119546839 gene encoding cytidine deaminase, with amino-acid sequence MTQVFINGARDEPNVREFESLDPSIQELILAATEARKQAYCPYSNFAVGAALRTSDGTIYSGCNIENGAYATCICAERTAAVKAISEGKRDFVACAVVAQQDNGFTTPCGVCRQFLSEFVNGKDIPLYAARPTNLPLRVLCTSVLQLLPNGFSFSNGK; translated from the exons ATGACACAGGTGTTTATCAACGGAGCCAGAGACGAGCCCAATGTGCGGGAGTTCGAGAGCTTGG ATCCTTCGATTCAGGAGCTCATCCTGGCAGCCACCGAGGCCCGGAAGCAGGCCTACTGTCCCTACAGTAACTTTGCCGTGGGAGCTGCCCTGCGGACCAGCGATGGCACAATATATTCCGGTTGCAACATAGAGAACGGGGCGTATGCCACCTGCATTTGTGCGGAGAGGACTGCAGCCGTCAAGGCCATCAG cGAAGGCAAACGCGACTTTGTGGCCTGTGCGGTGGTGGCCCAGCAGGACAATGGCTTCACCACGCCCTGCGGCGTCTGCCGGCAGTTCCTCTCGGAGTTCGTCAACGGCAAGGACATCCCCCTGTACGCCGCCAGGCCGACCAATCTGCCCCTAAGGGTGCTCTGCACCAGCGTTCTCCAACTGCTGCCCAACGGCTTCAGCTTCTCGAACGGAAAATAG
- the LOC119546835 gene encoding uncharacterized protein LOC119546835: MDEFGVFDYRRPAGPKDPDWRTSTYRGHRHITDLRMGNKLNAKFADKGIYVNDPLLSEKPTSECMANYVWQYGNPNTLRNPSLNMKTQYMKPFEEGCLRFIKRKMKPISSVSHDSFVLKELPEEQEILPITMPTPVAATKLIIDRSEASYSKYLDPSATTYNLSYVRLTPEDLTGGVAAHDNITFWNWSEKMPPTRKVSREEDPIMCDEGNTHTCPKRRCEFQNLTKRVPHSGMVSEVRANFTDPRFRKVDFDPDVKPILVHEEVTPFATKSEYGIYGSGEPVIKYV; this comes from the exons ATGGATGAGTTTGGCGTTTTTGATTACAGGCGGCCTGCAGGGCCCAAGGATCCCGACTGGAGGACCTCGACCTATCGCGGGCACCGTCACATCACAGATCTAAGGATGGGCAACAAGCTAAATGCCAAGTTTGCCGACAAAGGCATTTATGTGAACGATCCTCTGCTGTCGGAGAAACCCACTTCAGAGTGCATGGCCAACTATGTGTGGCAG TATGGCAATCCCAATACCCTGAGGAATCCCTCGCTCAACATGAAAACCCAGTACATGAAGCCTTTCGAGGAGGGCTGTCTTCGCTTCATAAAGCGGAAGATGAAGCCGATCTCGAGTGTGAGCCATGACTCTTTTGTGCTCAAGGAACTGCCCGAGGAGCAGGAAATACTGCCGATTACAATGCCCACTCCGGTGGCGGCCACCAAGCTGATCATCGACCGCTCGGAGGCTTCCTACAGCAAGTACCTGGATCCCTCCGCCACCACCTATAATCTTTCTTACGTGCGCTTGACTCCCGAGGATTTGACGGGTGGAGTGGCGGCCCACGACAACATAACCTTCTGGAATTGGTCTGAGAAGATGCCGCCCACACGGAAAGTGTCCCGTGAAGAGGATCCCATTATGTGCGACGAGGGCAACACGCACACGTGTCCCAAGCGGCGATGCGAGTTCCAAAATCTCACGAAAAGAGTGCCTCACTCGGGAATGGTCAGCGAGGTGCGGGCTAACTTCACGGATCCGCGATTCCGAAAAGTAGATTTTGATCCGGATGTAAAGCCCATTCTGGTGCACGAGGAAGTCACACCGTTTGCCACGAAGAGCGAATACGGCATCTACGGTTCTGGAGAACCTGTCATCAAGTATGTTTAG